One Aegilops tauschii subsp. strangulata cultivar AL8/78 chromosome 7, Aet v6.0, whole genome shotgun sequence genomic window carries:
- the LOC109732912 gene encoding pre-mRNA-splicing factor SLU7 — MATASVSFKSREDHRKQLELEEARKAGLAPAEVDEDGNEINPHIPQYMSSAPWYLNAEKPSLKHQRKWKSDPNYTKAWYDRGARLFQANKYRKGACENCGAMTHNKKECMDRPRNVGAKYTNMNIAPDEKVESFELDYDGKRDRWNGYDTSTYTRVIQDYEAREEARKKFLKEQQLKKLEEKDGEQDGENVGSEEDEEDGLKIDEAKVDESAQMDFAKVEKRVRTTGGGSTGTVRNLRIREDTAKYLLNLDVNSAYYDPKTRSMREDPLPDADPNDKFYVGDNQNRLSGQALEFKQLNVHAWEAFDKGQDFHMQAAPSQAELLYKSFKIKKEKLKSESKDKIMEKYGNAASDEPIPRELLLGQSEKEIEYDRTGRIIKGQDVALPKSKYEEDVLINNHTTVWGSWWKDHQWGYKCCKQTIKNSYCTGLAGIEAAEASADLMRENMARKEAAEEEPVRQEEKKLATWGTDIPQDLVLDQKLLEESLKKEAKRKKEEMDERKRKYNVKWNDEVTAEDMEAYRMTRVRHDDPMKDFLN; from the exons ATGGCGACCGCTTCAG TATCGTTCAAGTCTCGTGAGGACCACCGGAAGCAGCTCGAGCTTGAGGAGGCGCGTAAGGCGGGGCTCGCCCCTGCCGAAGTCGACGAGGATGGAAACGAGATTAACCCTCACATCCCGCAGTATATGTCCTCGGCCCCATGGTATCTCAACGCCGAGAAGCCG AGTTTGAAGCATCAGCGGAAATGGAAGTCGGATCCGAATTACACAAAAGCGTGGTACGATAGGGGTGCCAGGCTTTTCCAGGCCAACAAATACAGAAAAGGCGCTTGCGAGAA CTGTGGAGCCATGACTCACAATAAGAAGGAATGCATGGACCGACCTCGGAATGTTGGAGCTAAATATACTAATATGAATATAGCACCGGATGAGAAAGTTGAGTCGTTTGAGCTTGATTATGATGGCAAGCGTGACCGTTGGAATGGTTATGACACATCAACCTACACTCGTGTTATCCAAGATTATGAAGCTAGAGAAGAGGCCAGGAAAAAGTTCCTGAAAGAACAACAGCTCAAGAAGCTCGAGGAGAAGGACGGTGAGCAGGATGGTGAGAATGTGGGCAGTGAAGAGGATGAAGAAGATGGCCTGAAGATAGATGAGGCTAAAGTTGATGAGAGCGCTCAAATGGATTTTGCTAAGGTAGAGAAGCGTGTGCGCACAACAGGCGGTGGAAGCACCGGAACTGTGAG GAATCTGCGTATTAGAGAAGACACTGCAAAGTATCTTCTGAATCTTGATGTGAACTCTGCATATTATGATCCAAAAACCCGCTCCATGCGTGAGGATCCTTTGCCAGATGCAGATCCCAATGATAAATTCTATGTG GGTGATAACCAAAATAGACTTAGTGGACAAGCTCTGGAGTTCAAGCAACTCAATGTCCATGCATGGGAGGCTTTTGACAAGGGGCAGGATTTCCATATGCAAGCAGCCCCATCTCAAGCTGAACTACTGTACAAGAGTTTCAAAATCAAGAAGGAGAAGTTGAAATCTGAAAGCAAGGACAAAATTATGGAGAAGTATGGGAATGCTGCATCTGACGAACCAATCCCTCGTGAGCTTCTTCTTGGGCAAAGTGAGAAAGAGATTGAGTATGACCGGACTGGTCGCATAATCAAGGGACAG GATGTAGCTCTTCCTAAGAGCAAATATGAAGAGGATGTCCTAATTAATAACCACACAACAGTGTGGGGTTCATGGTGGAAAGATCATCAATGGGGCTATAAGTGCTGCAAGCAGACTATTAAAAATAGTTACTGCACAGGCCTTGCTGGAATTGAGGCTGCTGAAGCATCAGCTGATTTGATGAGGGAAAATATGGCCCGCAAGGAGGCTGCCGAAG AGGAACCTGTACGACAAGAAGAAAAGAAACTAGCCACTTGGGGAACAGATATTCCTCAGGATCTTGTCCTGGACCAGAAGTTGCTCGAGGAATCCTTAAAGAAG gaggcaaagaggaagaaggaagagatGGACGAAAGAAAGAGGAAGTACAATGTGAAGTGGAACGACGAGGTCACCGCGGAAGACATGGAGGCCTACCGTATGACGAGAGTCCGCCACGACGATCCTATGAAGGATTTTCTCAATTAG
- the LOC109732823 gene encoding uncharacterized protein yields the protein MSCFAVPVRTSSSSLRISGSRQPWRWWRKCAGLAAAAHTKLRRTVLRVRWSATGRLGGHRRRAPAPPLLSVQRGDHMSFAPVYVDELYSQPKGLSVVHEEQRPQPSTSKLARPAGGVNKARVHGVAAATGGNKACAAAAAAKSLGVRGFLLSPGRGGVGMGEVDVRAEMFIRKFREEMRLQSQRSAEELQAMLARGL from the coding sequence ATGTCCTGCTTCGCCGTGCCCGTGCGCACCTCGTCGTCGTCGTTGAGGATAAGCGGCAGCAGGCAGCCGTGGCGGTGGTGGCGCAAGTGCGCGGGCCTCGCCGCCGCGGCGCACACCAAGCTCCGCCGCACCGTCTTACGCGTCCGGTGGTCGGCGACGGGGCGGCTGGGCGGCCACCGTCGGCgcgcgccggcgccgcccctgcTGTCTGTGCAGCGCGGGGACCACATGAGCTTCGCGCCGGTCTATGTCGACGAGCTCTACAGCCAGCCCAAGGGCCTCAGCGTCGTGCACGAGGAGCAGCGGCCGCAGCCCAGCACCAGCAAACTCGCACGGCCAGCCGGCGGGGTGAACAAGGCACGCGTGCATGGCGTCGCCGCTGCTACCGGTGGCAACAAAGCATGTGCGGCGGCTGCGGCCGCCAAGAGCCTCGGCGTGAGGGGCTTCTTGCTGAGCCCGGGCAGAGGAGGCGTTGGGATGGGGGaggtggacgtgagggcggagaTGTTCATCAGGAAGTTCAGGGAGGAGATGAGGCTGCAGAGCCAGAGGTCGGCCGAGGAACTCCAGGCCATGCTTGCAAGAGGCCTATGA
- the LOC109733000 gene encoding protein CHLOROPLAST J-LIKE DOMAIN 1, chloroplastic — protein MAAATATAAAPAVFAPALVSPLSRRAFFPLPRRAGQPAIPRSLRLLASASPRRCGVVVNAAAAAGAPDFSDDESSYEILGITPLDSFDNMKLAYKRKRKEAEETGDEDFLAKLEKAYDTVMMQQLQYRKKGVTYGSVQVSKDIKYADNQPIVPWGPRPSKSAVKDVRINMAISATIVVCIAIIGNADWKPLQFLCFAFFYRILQKLRVTEPPITPIYNEYGEVEGRGVRMAKRVFRALGLIFGCVFAASLGYTIALNLVELSWQQTPRIVYYYQELIVTAAASVLLCITASYYR, from the exons ATGGCGGCCGCGACGGCGACCGCTGCCGCACCGGCCGTGTTCGCCCCGGCGCTCGTCTCTCCCCTATCGCGCCGCGCCTTCTTCCCGCTCCCCCGTCGCGCCGGCCAGCCCGCCATCCCTCGGTCTCTGCG GCTCTTGGCGTCGGCGTCCCCGAGGAGATGTGGGGTGGTCGTgaatgcggcggcggcggcaggagccCCTGACTTCAGTGACGATGAGAGCTCTTATGAG ATTCTGGGCATTACCCCACTCGATAGCTTTGACAACATGAAGCTAGCATACAAGAGGAAGCGCAAGGAAGCGGAGGAGACAGGAGATGAGGACTTCTTGGCCAAG CTCGAGAAAGCATATGACACTGTGATGATGCAGCAGCTACAGTATAGGAAGAAGGGGGTCACATATGGATCGGTTCAG GTATCAAAGGATATCAAGTACGCTGACAATCAACCAATAGTTCCTTGGGGACCTAG ACCCTCCAAATCAGCAGTAAAGGATGTGCGCATAAATATGGCAATATCAGCAACAATT GTTGTTTGCATTGCTATCATCGGTAATGCGGACTGGAAGCCTTTGCAGTTCTTGTGTTTTGCTTTCTTCTACAGAATACTTCAGAAGCTGAGGGTTACTGAACCACCAATAACTCCAATATATAAT GAGTATGGTGAGGTTGAGGGAAGAGGGGTACGAATGGCAAAACGTGTATTCCGCGCTTTGGGTTTGATATTTGGATGTGTATTCGCTGCGTCCCTG GGTTATACAATAGCTCTTAACTTGGTTGAGTTATCTTGGCAGCAGACTCCCCGTATTGTTTATTACTACCAG GAGTTGATTGTTACGGCAGCTGCCTCTGTTCTGCTGTGCATCACGGCTTCGTACTACCGGTAA